In one Bacillota bacterium genomic region, the following are encoded:
- a CDS encoding alpha-glucosidase/alpha-galactosidase: MPKITIIGAGSVVFTKNLLGDILSFPELAESHIALMDIDPDRLHTAKRVAEKVAKAVNAHPTITATLDRREALDGADYVINTIQVGGYKPSTVIDFEIPKKYGLRQTIADTLGVGGIMRALRTIPVLLSIARDMEELCPHALFINYTNPMAMNVWAWYRASKVKVVGLCHSVQGTAWSLAVEDLKIPLEEVNYVCAGINHHAFFLRFERNGEDLYPALRQIYLEGRVPHYNRVRYEMMMRLGYFVTESSEHYAEYVPYFIRRDRPDLIERFNIPLDEYIRRCEEVIARWERMRVEFESDEPIEVHRSMEYGSLIIHSMETGIPRVVYGNVRNDGLITNLLPGCCVEVPCLVDKNGVQPIRIGDLPPQLAAIISTNVNVQYLTVEAALTGKREHIYHAAMLDPHTAAELTLDEIWSLVDDLLEAHGEMIPIGKA; this comes from the coding sequence ATGCCGAAGATTACCATCATTGGCGCAGGGAGCGTCGTGTTCACCAAGAACCTGCTGGGCGACATCCTGAGCTTCCCCGAGCTGGCAGAGTCGCACATTGCGCTGATGGATATCGACCCCGACCGCCTGCACACCGCGAAGCGGGTGGCGGAAAAGGTGGCAAAGGCGGTCAACGCGCATCCTACCATCACCGCTACCCTGGACCGGCGCGAGGCGCTGGACGGCGCGGATTACGTCATCAATACCATTCAGGTTGGCGGCTACAAACCGTCCACCGTGATTGACTTCGAGATACCCAAGAAGTACGGCTTGCGTCAGACGATTGCCGACACGCTGGGCGTGGGAGGCATCATGCGCGCGCTGCGTACCATCCCCGTGCTGCTGAGCATTGCGCGGGACATGGAGGAGTTGTGTCCCCACGCGCTGTTCATCAACTACACCAACCCGATGGCGATGAACGTCTGGGCGTGGTACCGCGCGTCGAAGGTGAAAGTGGTGGGGCTGTGCCACAGCGTGCAGGGCACGGCGTGGTCGCTGGCGGTGGAAGACCTCAAAATCCCGTTGGAGGAGGTCAACTACGTTTGCGCTGGCATCAACCACCATGCCTTCTTCCTGCGTTTCGAGCGCAACGGCGAGGACCTGTATCCCGCGCTGCGGCAGATATATCTCGAGGGGCGTGTGCCGCACTACAATCGCGTGCGCTACGAGATGATGATGCGGCTGGGTTACTTTGTCACCGAGTCCAGCGAGCACTATGCGGAGTATGTGCCCTACTTCATCCGCCGTGACCGTCCCGACCTCATCGAGCGGTTCAATATCCCGCTGGACGAATACATCCGTCGGTGCGAAGAGGTCATCGCCCGCTGGGAGCGGATGCGCGTGGAGTTCGAAAGCGACGAGCCGATAGAGGTGCATCGCAGTATGGAGTACGGCTCGCTGATTATCCACAGCATGGAGACGGGCATCCCGCGCGTGGTGTACGGCAACGTGCGCAACGACGGACTGATTACCAACCTGCTGCCGGGTTGTTGCGTGGAGGTTCCCTGTCTGGTGGATAAAAACGGCGTGCAGCCGATTCGTATCGGCGACCTGCCGCCTCAGCTGGCGGCTATCATCTCCACCAACGTGAACGTGCAGTATCTGACGGTGGAAGCCGCATTGACTGGTAAGCGTGAGCATATCTACCACGCTGCCATGCTCGACCCCCATACCGCGGCGGAGTTGACGCTGGACGAAATCTGGTCGCTGGTGGACGACCTGCTGGAAGCACACGGCGAGATGATACCGATTGGCAAGGCATGA
- a CDS encoding family 20 glycosylhydrolase, with protein sequence MAAPKNAKWQAVHIMAPSPEDVPLLNSAIDKTLAALGINVLILEVNYGYEYRSHPELRMNGALSKGDIRDILATCRKHRIRLIPQFNCLGHQSWAKTTFPLLVKYPEFDETPQIPLDNPDIYCRSWCPLHPKVNEVVFALMDELIEAFEADAFHVGMDEVFLIASDQCPRCRGKNPADLFAKAVKDYHQHLVKKRKLTMLMWGDRLLDDSVMKYGKWEASQNGTAPAVDMIPKDIIICDWHYELRDEYPSVPFFQQKGFRVLPSSWRNVQAALALRDYARKNATDKMIGHLCTTWSSGGDIARALLDDPKASDSAKQAVQALKAVVQAG encoded by the coding sequence ATGGCAGCCCCGAAAAACGCGAAATGGCAAGCCGTGCACATCATGGCGCCCAGCCCGGAGGACGTACCGTTGCTCAACAGCGCAATCGACAAAACGCTCGCCGCGCTGGGCATCAATGTGCTGATTCTGGAGGTCAACTACGGCTACGAATACCGCTCTCATCCTGAACTGCGGATGAACGGCGCGCTCAGCAAGGGCGACATCCGCGACATTCTGGCGACATGCCGCAAGCACCGTATCCGCCTCATCCCGCAGTTCAACTGCCTCGGGCATCAGTCATGGGCGAAGACCACCTTCCCCCTGCTGGTAAAATATCCTGAGTTCGACGAAACTCCCCAAATCCCACTGGATAACCCTGACATCTACTGCCGCAGCTGGTGTCCGTTGCATCCGAAGGTGAACGAGGTGGTCTTCGCGCTAATGGACGAACTCATCGAGGCGTTCGAAGCCGATGCCTTCCACGTGGGCATGGACGAGGTGTTCCTTATCGCCAGTGACCAGTGTCCGCGCTGTCGCGGCAAGAACCCCGCCGACCTGTTCGCCAAAGCGGTCAAGGACTATCACCAGCACCTCGTCAAGAAGCGCAAACTGACCATGTTGATGTGGGGAGATAGATTACTGGACGACTCGGTGATGAAGTACGGCAAGTGGGAAGCCAGCCAGAACGGCACCGCGCCCGCCGTGGACATGATTCCCAAAGATATCATCATCTGCGACTGGCACTACGAGCTGCGCGACGAGTACCCTTCCGTGCCTTTCTTCCAGCAGAAGGGCTTTCGCGTGTTGCCTTCCAGCTGGCGCAACGTGCAGGCGGCACTGGCTTTGCGCGACTATGCCCGCAAGAACGCCACCGATAAGATGATCGGGCACCTGTGTACGACTTGGTCCAGCGGCGGCGACATCGCCCGCGCTTTGCTGGATGACCCCAAAGCTTCCGACAGCGCCAAACAGGCGGTGCAGGCACTGAAGGCGGTGGTGCAGGCAGGTTGA
- a CDS encoding UPF0175 family protein, whose translation MSLLIPDEVLQAARMTEGEMRQELAVLLFQREKLTLGQAADLAQMNILQFQQLLAARQVPLHDDITDFEQDLQTLREMRKS comes from the coding sequence ATGAGCCTTCTCATACCAGACGAAGTCTTGCAGGCAGCACGCATGACGGAAGGAGAGATGCGACAGGAACTGGCTGTGCTGCTCTTCCAGCGGGAGAAGCTTACGCTTGGACAGGCAGCTGACCTCGCACAAATGAACATCCTTCAGTTCCAGCAACTGCTTGCAGCCAGGCAAGTGCCACTGCACGATGACATTACGGACTTTGAACAGGACTTGCAGACACTTCGGGAGATGAGGAAGTCGTGA
- a CDS encoding DUF4038 domain-containing protein, translating into MHYFAQVNCPLEWGLVSSRPYSDPFNEVQLDVVFTAPDGSEQRVPAFWAGEQEWRVRFAPSQAGEYRWRTICTDTANATLHGIEGTLTAVPYEGSNPLFRRGGLQVSADGRYLQHRDGTPFLWLGDTWWMGLCKRLRFPGDFATLTADRAQKGFSVIQIVAGLYPDMAAFDERSANEAGFPWEEGWQRINPQYFDMADLRIWWLVRSGLVPCIVGCWGYYIHWLGVEKMKQHWRYIIARWGAYPVVWCLAGEILMPFYDDHSRPREWHEDYAQKTRGMWEEVARYVREVDPYGHPVTAHPSVSARDSLSDSVLDFDMLQTGHGDRTSLPNTIQQVVRSYHREPVMPVVEGEVCYEGIGEASRQEVQRLMFWACWLNGAKGFTYGANGIWQVNTREKPYGPSPHGMAWGDTPWEEAYQLPGSAQLGMAKRLLERYEWWRIEPHPEWVEPHWNEQNYFLPFAAGIPGELRFIYVPAYQWRVTVKSLEPGMSYRAFLFDPATGQEMSLGEARGDEQGDWTTPVLPKFQDWLLILKSGT; encoded by the coding sequence ATGCACTATTTCGCACAGGTCAACTGCCCCCTAGAATGGGGACTCGTGTCTTCGCGTCCCTATTCCGACCCATTCAACGAGGTGCAACTGGACGTTGTTTTCACCGCACCGGATGGCAGCGAACAGAGAGTGCCCGCTTTTTGGGCGGGCGAGCAGGAATGGCGGGTGCGCTTTGCGCCCTCGCAGGCGGGAGAGTACCGCTGGCGCACGATTTGCACCGACACCGCCAATGCCACTCTGCATGGTATAGAAGGCACACTGACCGCTGTCCCTTACGAAGGAAGCAACCCTCTGTTCCGGCGCGGTGGGTTGCAGGTGTCTGCCGACGGTCGTTACTTGCAACACCGCGACGGCACGCCCTTCCTGTGGCTGGGTGATACGTGGTGGATGGGGCTGTGCAAGCGGCTGCGGTTTCCGGGTGACTTCGCCACGCTGACCGCTGACCGCGCGCAGAAGGGGTTCAGCGTCATACAGATTGTGGCGGGGCTGTATCCCGACATGGCAGCGTTCGATGAGCGCAGCGCGAACGAAGCGGGTTTCCCGTGGGAAGAGGGCTGGCAGCGCATCAATCCCCAATACTTCGACATGGCGGATTTGCGCATCTGGTGGCTGGTGAGGAGCGGGCTGGTGCCGTGCATTGTGGGCTGCTGGGGATACTACATCCACTGGCTGGGCGTGGAGAAGATGAAGCAACACTGGCGCTATATTATTGCACGCTGGGGAGCGTATCCGGTGGTATGGTGTCTGGCGGGCGAGATACTGATGCCTTTCTATGACGACCATTCCCGCCCGCGCGAATGGCACGAGGACTACGCCCAAAAGACCCGAGGCATGTGGGAAGAGGTGGCGCGATACGTGCGGGAGGTAGACCCCTATGGGCATCCGGTAACCGCGCACCCGTCTGTCTCCGCCCGCGATAGCCTCTCCGATTCGGTATTGGACTTCGATATGCTGCAGACAGGGCACGGCGACCGCACCAGCCTGCCCAACACCATTCAGCAGGTGGTTCGGTCGTACCATCGCGAGCCGGTCATGCCTGTTGTGGAAGGCGAGGTGTGTTACGAGGGCATCGGCGAGGCGAGCCGGCAGGAGGTGCAGCGGCTGATGTTCTGGGCGTGCTGGCTGAACGGTGCGAAGGGCTTCACCTACGGCGCGAACGGCATCTGGCAGGTGAACACGCGTGAAAAGCCATATGGACCCTCGCCGCACGGCATGGCGTGGGGAGATACTCCGTGGGAAGAGGCATATCAGCTGCCGGGCTCCGCGCAGCTGGGTATGGCGAAGCGGCTGCTGGAGCGCTACGAGTGGTGGCGCATCGAGCCGCATCCCGAATGGGTTGAGCCGCACTGGAACGAACAGAACTACTTCCTGCCCTTTGCCGCGGGCATCCCGGGCGAGTTGCGATTCATCTACGTTCCTGCATATCAGTGGCGGGTCACGGTTAAATCGCTGGAGCCGGGCATGTCCTACCGCGCCTTCCTGTTCGACCCCGCAACGGGGCAGGAGATGTCGCTTGGCGAAGCGCGAGGCGACGAGCAGGGCGACTGGACGACACCCGTCTTGCCGAAGTTTCAGGACTGGCTGCTGATACTGAAAAGCGGAACGTAA
- the serC gene encoding 3-phosphoserine/phosphohydroxythreonine transaminase, which translates to MMERVFNFSPGPATLPLPVLQEVQQNLLALPGVGASVLEISHRSKTFEEMITQAEANIRALLNLPEEYHVLFLQGGASLQFSQVPMSFLRGPGRSADYIVTGSWAKRALAEAQREGAVRIVWDGKADNYSRVPKRGEYEIDPSAAYVHFTSNETIQGIQFPTEPATGEVPLVCDASSDFLSRPIDVRRYGLIYAGAQKNVGPAGVTIVIIRQDMLEQVPDDLPTMLNYKVHAEHRSLYNTPPVFAVYMVMLVTRWLLENIGGLEQMHAINRQKAQLLYEAIDRSEGFYRGHAQPDSRSLMNVTWRLPSQELEAQFVKEAKEAGLHELKGHRSVGGIRASIYNAMPLEGVRTLVEFMEHFRQKHA; encoded by the coding sequence ATGATGGAACGGGTGTTTAACTTTTCACCGGGTCCGGCGACACTGCCGCTACCGGTATTGCAGGAGGTGCAGCAGAATCTGCTGGCGTTGCCCGGAGTGGGTGCGTCGGTGCTGGAAATCAGTCACCGCAGCAAAACCTTCGAGGAGATGATTACGCAGGCAGAAGCGAACATCCGCGCGCTGCTGAACCTGCCGGAAGAGTATCACGTGCTCTTTTTGCAGGGAGGAGCCAGCCTGCAGTTTTCGCAGGTTCCCATGAGCTTTCTGCGCGGCCCCGGTCGTTCCGCAGACTACATCGTGACCGGTTCGTGGGCGAAACGTGCGCTGGCAGAGGCGCAGCGCGAAGGAGCGGTGCGAATCGTCTGGGATGGCAAAGCAGACAATTACAGCCGCGTGCCCAAACGCGGCGAATACGAGATAGACCCCAGCGCCGCCTACGTGCATTTCACCTCCAACGAAACGATACAGGGCATCCAGTTCCCCACCGAGCCGGCGACGGGTGAGGTGCCGCTGGTGTGCGATGCCTCGTCGGACTTTCTCTCGCGCCCGATAGACGTCAGGCGCTACGGACTGATCTACGCGGGCGCGCAGAAGAACGTGGGACCGGCAGGCGTCACTATCGTCATCATCCGGCAGGATATGCTGGAACAGGTTCCCGACGACTTGCCCACCATGCTCAATTACAAGGTGCACGCGGAACACCGTTCGCTGTATAACACGCCGCCGGTGTTTGCCGTGTACATGGTGATGCTGGTGACGCGCTGGCTGCTGGAGAACATCGGCGGGCTGGAGCAGATGCACGCCATCAACCGGCAGAAGGCACAGCTGCTTTACGAGGCGATAGACCGCAGCGAGGGCTTTTATCGCGGTCACGCGCAGCCCGACAGTCGCTCGCTGATGAACGTCACCTGGCGATTGCCCAGCCAAGAGCTGGAGGCGCAATTCGTCAAAGAGGCAAAGGAGGCGGGCTTGCACGAGTTGAAAGGGCATCGATCGGTGGGCGGCATCCGCGCCAGTATCTACAATGCGATGCCCCTCGAGGGCGTGCGCACACTGGTGGAGTTTATGGAACATTTTCGCCAAAAGCACGCTTGA
- a CDS encoding carbohydrate-binding family 9-like protein → MSKPLVYPRHYICYRVRKPLAIDGRLDDPAWADTAWTEEFVDIEGDVRPRPRFRTRAKMLWDDEYFYVGADMEEPHVWATLTKRDSIIYHDNDFEVFIDPDGDNHNYYELELNALNTVFDLRLETPYKDGGTALIDWDIAGLKTAVHVDGTLNNPYDVDRGWSVEIAIPWKALAEYAGCPCPPREGDQWRVNFSRVEWKVVIENGRYRKVPNTPEDNWVWSPQGVIDMHRPETWGYVQFSTAKPGRARFRPDETFPARMELTRLYYAQKEFYEKHRRWANDLRELGWTPRNLPGCEPIALTLTSEGYLATMRCRTGDGKQYTLHIQHDSRTWVE, encoded by the coding sequence ATGAGCAAACCGCTGGTATACCCGCGTCACTATATCTGCTACCGCGTTAGGAAACCGCTGGCAATCGACGGGAGGCTGGACGACCCGGCATGGGCGGATACGGCATGGACGGAGGAGTTTGTGGATATCGAGGGTGACGTCCGTCCGCGACCCCGTTTCCGCACGCGGGCGAAGATGCTGTGGGACGACGAGTATTTCTATGTGGGCGCGGACATGGAAGAGCCGCATGTATGGGCAACACTCACCAAACGCGACTCCATCATCTACCACGACAACGACTTCGAAGTGTTCATCGACCCCGATGGAGACAACCACAACTACTACGAGCTGGAACTGAACGCCCTGAATACCGTGTTTGACCTGCGCCTCGAGACGCCATACAAGGACGGGGGCACTGCCCTGATCGACTGGGACATTGCCGGACTGAAAACGGCGGTGCATGTGGACGGTACGTTGAACAACCCGTATGATGTGGACCGGGGCTGGAGTGTGGAAATTGCCATTCCGTGGAAGGCACTGGCGGAGTACGCGGGGTGTCCCTGCCCACCACGTGAGGGCGACCAGTGGCGCGTCAACTTCTCGCGGGTGGAATGGAAGGTGGTTATCGAGAACGGGCGATATCGAAAAGTGCCCAACACGCCGGAGGACAACTGGGTGTGGTCACCGCAAGGGGTGATCGATATGCATCGTCCTGAGACGTGGGGCTATGTGCAATTCAGCACGGCGAAACCTGGCAGGGCACGCTTCCGTCCCGATGAGACCTTCCCTGCCCGAATGGAGCTGACCCGCCTGTATTATGCCCAGAAAGAGTTCTACGAGAAGCATCGACGCTGGGCGAATGACCTGCGGGAGCTGGGATGGACGCCCCGAAACCTGCCCGGCTGCGAACCGATTGCACTGACACTCACATCGGAAGGCTATCTCGCCACAATGCGCTGCCGAACAGGGGATGGAAAGCAGTATACGCTGCATATCCAGCACGATTCCAGAACATGGGTGGAGTAG